AAGTTTCTAATCAGAGTACTAATTCCTGTTCCCACTTAGTTTTTCTTGCATGTGCCCCCACAATTCCTTCTACCACCATTAGCAATACCTTGGTCCAGCCAGGTAGATAGAGAAACGTGTCCCCAAGTAAGCCTACAATTGAGAACGTCGTGGAGTAGAAGGCAGGGACAGAGGGAGCTTCGGGCTGGGCTCTTTTCACCAGCTGCAGGGGGAACCACCACCTCACCAGCTTATCCACTTTGAGAGGGAATATCAGCCACTCGGTGAGGATTGTCTGCCCCAGAAGTGGTGGCTCTAACAGGCCCTGTGGGGAAGCAGATGAAAAGGCATTCACTGTGTTGGGTCCCACAATGTAAGTGGCCATGTCCACATCCTCTGCCTAGGCCTGAGGACAGAGTTCTTCCATTAGGTGTTGTTCAAGAGAGGTGGTCAGGAAGGGTATTGGGGAAGAACAGGCAGAAGCAGCTCACCTTGAAGTCGCTGTGGTTAGACCCGAAGCTGAGCCTCCCCATATTCTCCAGCAGTATGTCCAGCTTGGCCCCAGCCTTCATAGTCAGGTACAGTTGGTGTTTTAAGTTCCGCTCCAGAACACCCTTGAATACCTGTGGATAAGCGATAGGCTCTTGCTGGACCACATGCaggtaatcccagccctcagggaggtagaggcaggaggatctctgaattcaaggccagcctaacctTCAAAgtaagaccaggacagccaaggctacacagagaaaccctgtctcgaaaaaaaaccaaaaagctgggggaaggggaaggaggaggtgcTCTGGTAAACCAAGGGCCTAGTATTTAGTTCTTGGCCACTACACAGTGAGTCACATTGAACACTTTGCAGGGCAAGGAGAATCATCTTGTTGGCTATCAttctgcttttttgagacagggtctctattgTAGTCCAGACTGCCAaaattcactatatagcccaggcttgtGATTTCCCTGCTTCAGCctactgagtgctaggaatgcaggtaTGCCCCATCATGTTCCTAGTTTAAAAACTATCCTTAACTATGATCTCCCCTCATCCCAGCTTATAACCATGTGGGCAGACAGGTGGGGAAGGAATGGAGATGGGAAACTTCATAGCTATAGTGTGTTTCAGGAGGGAATGAAAGCGAGATCGTAAGTTGATTAGGAATTAGGTTCTTACCCCATCTACCATCACATAGGCACGGTCATGAACTCCATTATTTGGCACCCAGAATGGTGTTGGTTTAAAAACAGAGTAAGTCATATAGGTACGGTACAACATGAAGCCATGGTCCTAGATACAGAAGGATGATACAGAAGTTTTAAGATGAACTGTGACAagaagaggaactgggaggaagaCTAGCAGCAAAAGGGGCTTTTGGCTGTAGCTCTCGAAGGAGCCTGCCATTCCCATCAGATGTGAGTTTATGCCTTACCTGCTTGACAGCCTCAAAGGTCAATGGCAAAACTGAATGGATGGGGCCGTGGGGGCAGAGAAAGTCTAGGAAAGCCAGTAAATTCCCATCCTGTGAGCACAAAGGGCAACCAAACTGCTCAGTTTCTGAATTGAGGGCTGCTCAGGATAACtgattcagaaaacaaaatgatacaaaatttttaaaagggaggggaggggagggacttACCAGGTTCATAGTCAAAGGTCCAAGCTTCATCTTGGGGCTCGGAGGAGGTAAAGGTCCCAAGGGAATTTCCTGGAACTGAGCCCAGATTCTCTCAGTAGTCataggaaaaccaaaataatccaAGGCTCTAAAAGGCTCTTGACCTGGAACCCAGGGATGGGCTGCAGGGAGCCATGAAGACCCTATCATTTTTTCTCATGTGTGATTCCCCAGATGGACCTATGTGAGTGGGAAATGCTTCATTGAAAGCTAAAGGACTCTGTTGGCCACACACGCACCACCAGTTTGTAGGGCTCCTTTACAATGTGGGTACTCTCCCTTCTCCCCAATTAATAAAAGGGCACCTTGCTGATGACACTTCGAATAGCAAAAAGCTTAGGTGTGGGGTCCCCTGCTTCAGATAGGGGTGCATCGTAGTCGTAGCTGGTGGTGATTGGGAGGAAGCGCCCCTTCTCGTCAGCACCTGGGGTAAAGCAATTGAATTGATTCAGCACTGTCTCGGGTGATAACGCACCGGGCACAGCGCCTTGTGCAGAGGGTAGTGGTCGTCATACACAGCTACACGTCCTGATCTGTCCAGCCCAAGATTCCAATTCCTTGTTTCCTCCCTGCTCCCACCACAGGCATGGTACTCACCATTCCAGTATCCAAAGTTAGTGCCTCCATGGAACATATACCTAAAGTGGGGGTGGGCGGGAAGAGAGGGCAAAATCTGACCTATGGAATCTTAACTTTAAACCCCAGCTCCCAGGAACAGATTGTGTCTCCAGTTACATGTTCACACTGGCTCCCATCTTGAGCATTTTTTCTAGGGCTTGGGCAATAGTTGGACTGGACCGTGTGGAATGATTTTGGCCCCAGTAATCCAGCCAGCCTGTATAGTACTCAGAGTTCACCTAGAGGGAGAAGCGAAAGGAGCCACAGTGAGGTAAGAACGAGCTGGACCCATTCCAGACAGATTATTTTTCTCATTCCCCTTTCTGATGGCCTCTCACCAATGGCCCATGGGGTTCATAATTCCGAAGCATGGAAAATATTTTGGTTACATTGTCAGCTGCAAAAAGAAACAAGGGTAAAGAAAAACCCCAAATATCACAGAGGAGGTGCCCATGTCCCAGATTCTACTCCCAACCCTTCTTTAGGAGACCTGGGCCAAAATCTATAGTGGTGTAGAGGCCCTGAAGGGAACCACATTTGAGTCCATGAGGCCCATCTGTGGTGAAGAGTAAGATCTTGTCTCCTAGTAATGCACGGAAGAGGCCGGCCAGGTGTTTCATGTACTTGAAGTCACAGGCCTTGTAGCTACCGTACTCATTCTCCACCTgccaggagaaaggaagaagagccCAGGTATGAGACAAAGAAGGTTAAGGCCACCTTGTACCTACTTCTCCTGCCCAGCCCACTTCCCATCCATACCTGAATGCTAATGATGTTTCCCCCATTGTGATAGAGAAATGGATATATCTTCGGCAGCAAGACCTCGAACCAGGAGTCCACAGCAGCAAGGAAGGCTAAAGGAAGGAGTAGTGTGTTCTGCTTTTTGGGGGACATGACCTTTACAGCTCACGCCTCTTCCAGCATCCCTGATAGATCCAAGGTGCTAACTCTGGGCCATTGCTTCCCTTTCCCTGGCCCACAACTAAATCTAGAgcactgacttttaaaaaaacattatttttatttatttatttttatgtgtatgagttttgcctgcatgtatgtctttgcacCATGTGCTTGGTGACTGCAGAGGAGGCTAGAAGAAGGGTTTaaatcttctggaactggagttacagacagttgtgagccaccatgtgggtcctggaaatcaaacctgggtcctctagaagagcagtcggtgctctGATGAGCCGAGCCCCCACTCCAGTCTCAGGAGCAGTGACTTAGAGAAGACTCTAGAGCACAGGAAACGGTAGTGGTTCCTAAGACTCTTTGTAAGGAAAAGGCTAAACACATAGCATGGCGCTATTATATAATCACCTTGCACCTGAGAGTGTTGTAAAAGTTCACAGAAAAGTAGTCTTTGACCTGTATGaactctgtaatcccagcgctctggaaggcagaggcaggcagatctctgagttagaggccagcctggtctaaaagtgagtccaggacagccaaggctacacagagaaatgctgtctcaaaaaaagaaagaaaaggagaaaaggaaagcccATGTGATTTCATGCCTTAAATTCTCAACTCCTACTTAAGACTTTTACGATTCCCTCAGTGACTTCATGCATGTTATATCCTGTACCCAATTCTTTTTCTCTCATCCTTTTTGCCTAGCCCTAATTTATGTCTCAATTCTGTCTTTATgctcatgttttaaaattacatctatttatctatttatctgtctgcctatctatctatctatctatctatctatctatctatctatctatctatctatgtgcatgtgtatgctaTTAAGATATGCGAGCTGGAGCCTGTagcagtggcatatgcctgtaatcccagcagaggcaggcggacagccaaggctacacagagaaaccctgtctctaaacctgggctggagatggctcagagttaaaAGTACTGTTTGCTCTTCTACAGGTcctaagttcaagtcccagaaaccacacggtggctcacacccatctgtgagatctggtgccctcttctggcctgtagacAGAACACtgtttacataataaatatatctttaaagcAACAACaagggcatgcctgtaatcccagctctctgagaggcagaggcaggtggcttcaCTGCTAGTTTGAGGCTAgttttggtctacaaagtgagtccaggacagccaagagaaaccctgtcttgaaaaaacaaaaacaacaataacaaaaaatgtttaaaaaaaaatacctcagcTGAGGGGTGATTTGGACCAGCAAATAGCAGTGAGGGAAACCTGAACTTGTTAGATTCTATATTGTTGAAGGTAAACactggtggtgtgtgtgtgcatgtatgtgaataCATGTATGTGTCATGGCAAATTCATGAAAGACAACCTTCAGGAGCCAGTTTTCTTCTACCATTTGGGTCCCAaacattgaactcaggtcatcaaagCTGGTGACAGGCATTTTCACTCATGCATTAATTCATCTTTTTAGACAGGCTTCttttgtagccctgactgactGTCTTGGAAATCAGACTGGTggtaaactcagagatccactgccttctgaatgctgggattaaaggcgtgtgccgaaATGCCAACTAAatcttcctttttgttgtttactttctCCTGTAAGCCCCTAAAGCAGACATGGAACCCAgtgtctgtaatcccaccacagtaggaccagaaattcaaggtcagtctCTGCTAGCAACAAGATTGAGGCCATCCTGGCCcacatgagaacctgtctcaaaataaacaagctTCTACTGTTCCTTGTAAGAATTGATCCTTTGGTTACACAGTTGCACATTACTTTAGGCAGTCTCTTTTAAGGCTTCACAAATCATACTTGAGCATTTGTGTCTGTAACTGTTTCACTAATGGCAGGGTCCAGTATTGTTGAAGTATCTCTGGCCATTGAGGGCAAAGCTGAACAAATATCAGTTTCTAAGTAGATTCAGTGAAAGATATTTTaaaggacatttaaaaaaaattttaagacagggtttctctgtgtagccctggctggcctgaaactcggAGATctactgtctctgcttcccaaatgctgggattaaagatgtatgctaCCACTTCCTGgtcatttttaaattcttttttgttgttgttttcaagacagggtttctcttgtgtagccttggctatcctggactcgatctgtagaccaggctggccttgaactcacagtaagatgcctgtctctgcctcccacagtgctgggattacaggcatgcactaccacacctggcttttaaaaatatcttaaatggagggtggagagatggctcagcagttaaggcaTGGGCTCAATTCTCAGCgcccacatggcacctcacagctatctgtaactcaaAGAGCTGACActgtcacacagacatacatgtgtgaagcagacaaaacaccaatggatataaataaaatattttaaaaaatcttaagtcatttaattatttttcttcttatgttTTGCATAAAGGAGGCTCATCCAGGCGCATATGAAACCACATTTATTCACTCAACAAATATTCATGGGAGCTGATTATGCTTCAAGTACTGTTCTAGATGTATAGAAggaagaagatagaaagaaccTTTGTCTTATGGATTCTCTCCTCCGAGTGAAGGCagacattaaagaaaaagaaaaaagaaagagaaactacaGTGTGTATTAGTGCCAAGAAGAACAAGGCAGGAAAGGAGGCATACAACAGGTTCAGTATGGAATGCTTAAAATTTACAAGGTCGTGTCACCGAAGGTGATTTCTGCAGAGGTGCTGAGGGAACACCACATACAAATGCCTTAGAACCTGAAGCTTATGAAGAACAGCAATTGGACAGTATGGGACCAAATGAGCAAGACAGGAGGGCAGACACCAGGGAGACAGGCCCAGGGCCTTGGAGACTGTTTTAAGAAGTATGTGGTTCATACTGAATGAGATGAGAGTTTATTAGGAAGGTTTAAGCAGATTTTTGATTTGACCCAAGATgtatttttaaactgttttcaCAGTTTAAAATACAGGAAAGAAGGCCAACGAGGAAGAGCATGCTATCAAGATGCTAGTGAGGGCTGGCTTGGAGCAGTAGGTGGCAGCGGACGTGATCAGAAGTATTTCAACTTGCTACTTCTTGGAAGGTGAGCTTGAACCTGTGTCTACCTGGTAAGGGTTACAGGTGAACATCACAGGCCTCCTATGCATCTTACATTGTTACAAGTTCTATTTAGAACAGGGACTGGATCTCTCAGTTCTAGCATCCTGCTAGACATGAAGGAAAGAATAAATGTACGACCTCCAAATGAGGAATGGCCTCTTGTTCAGGCAGATACTTGTCTCAACTCACCTGGATCTGAGGTTCTCAGACGAATGTTAGGTTTTCGAAGCAACCAAGATGGGAGACCTCCCTTGAGaaaaacataaaaggaaaaacacgtaggggtttttgttttgacatAGGATTTCACTCTGTGgtcaggttagcctcaaacttaaacaacaatcttcctgtctcagcctcccaagtgctaggattacaggataAGGCACCTCTTGAGCTACAGAtaggttttgttttggggtgcaTGGGAGAGGTAAGGAGGAAGGGAGTTGAGTAGGCAGAAAAGAGTAGTGGAAACCCCAGGAGAACTTCATCTTCAGTCCCACCCTTTTCCAACTAACTCACCATCTCCCActctgcacagatgtaaggtcCTGGTCTCAGTATGACCAACAGGTTCACTTTAGctgcctcattcagaaaggcaatgagGTCCCGGCTGCCATTAAAGTTATAGACCCCAGGCTCTGCCTCATGGTAGTTCCAGGGCACATAACTGAGAAAGGAAGACGTTAACAGGACCCAGAGGTACTTAGGAGACTCAGGACTTAAGAGACTCAGCTAGAAGGAGGTTCTGGGCTGCCCTTTCCCACCCTTGCCTGAGGAGTCCCGGGACTCAAACCCTTTTCAAACCCAGTTTTCCTGGGACCCCTTTTAAGGAAGGGTAAACCTTGCTTCCGCAAAGCTCTCACGAGCCCTCCTTACAACTGCACAGCGTTGAGGCCGCTCAATTTCATCTTGAGGAGCCGGTCGGCCCAAAGTACCGGAGGTACGCGAAAGTAGTGCAGGCTGCCAGAAATGTAACGGAACGGGACCCCGTTCAGGAGGAACCTGTCATGTTGCCGATCCACTACGAAGGAGCGAGTGAATCTCCCTTCTGCCTGCAAGGGAGAAAGGCCTTGCTCAGCAGAAGTCTGGCGGGAGGGCCAGTGTCTGCCCAGTGCTTAAGTAACATAACTGGCCCTGTCGGTGGTTGACCATCTCTCCTCTTCCGGATCTGTTTCGTTTTCCCCACACCCAGACAGGCAGTTCGACCATCCATCTCAGTTTACCTGAGacagcagcaccagcagcacaAGCCGCAGCAGCAGGGAGGGCAGGTCGGGCGGCATCTTCGGAGCCACAGAACTTACAGGGTTCTTGTACTCGGCGAGGGCTGTCCCGCCCATCACGTGTCGGGTTCCTGGGAGGGAACCTCATCAAGCAAAGGGGCGGAGACCACCTCAAGTCTTCAGGCAGTTAACCCGGACTTTGCCTTTTGCCTGGAGCCGCCCACCACCCTCCAGTTTGTAAAATCCTCGACCTATTACTACTCAGTGCTGTTCTCGAATCAGCTTCATCAGCATCACATGGGAGCTTGTTAGAAATGCAGAATCTCGGGTCCTACCCCGGACCTATGGAATCAGAGTCTGTATTTTAACAAGAAACCTTACTCTTCTACAGTGAAGTCTCTGAGGGCTGGTAGGACGTCAGAAATCTTCGTTACTAGTAAAGGATCTGGCACATATCAGGTTAAATCTATGTGAATGGTAGCAGTAGGGCTAAAACAGGTTCAGAAACAATGAAAAACGTAGCAAATCCTCACAGTAATCACGACTATGGAAAGCGGAAACCGGGTACAAGGAGCCTGGtcactgaatcttttttttttggaagtacAACCCTTTCCAATATATCCCTGACTGTCTGGGCAAGAGATGTGACGCAAACTGCATGGTGCAAAGGCTTGGAAGTCTACTTTTCCATTTATTCTGCCTTCACAGCTGTAGCTTTGAGGATCAAGGTAGAAAATACTATTATTTCTGCTTATTTTTGCATATTTTAGGCTGtatcaaatatcttaagaaagATTTAATCTTAAAACAACCCATCAAATAATCCTTCTTCTTAtcttagacaaaaaaaaaaaaaaaaaagaaagaaagaaagatggttGGAAATATTAAGTGGTTGTCCAAAGTCACAACCAGTTCAGCAGAACTGGGATTGGAACTAGTTAGTCTGGCCTCACAATTCACAACACTTAGCCATAGGTACTGTCCTACAGCCAAGGAAAGTGAGAAGATCTGAGAAGCTAAATAACTTGCTGGAGGTCACACAGCTAGGAGACTGTTAGGACCAGATTGCGAAACTCGCACTCGGGTTCAAGGGCACGCTCCGACACTAGCTAAGGCAGCGGAGCACAGGCCAGGGCCCTGAAAGTGTTACGGGATCAGACCTCCAGGCGTCT
Above is a window of Meriones unguiculatus strain TT.TT164.6M chromosome 15, Bangor_MerUng_6.1, whole genome shotgun sequence DNA encoding:
- the Glb1l gene encoding beta-galactosidase-1-like protein, which encodes MGGTALAEYKNPVSSVAPKMPPDLPSLLLRLVLLVLLSQAEGRFTRSFVVDRQHDRFLLNGVPFRYISGSLHYFRVPPVLWADRLLKMKLSGLNAVQFYVPWNYHEAEPGVYNFNGSRDLIAFLNEAAKVNLLVILRPGPYICAEWEMGGLPSWLLRKPNIRLRTSDPAFLAAVDSWFEVLLPKIYPFLYHNGGNIISIQVENEYGSYKACDFKYMKHLAGLFRALLGDKILLFTTDGPHGLKCGSLQGLYTTIDFGPADNVTKIFSMLRNYEPHGPLVNSEYYTGWLDYWGQNHSTRSSPTIAQALEKMLKMGASVNMYMFHGGTNFGYWNGADEKGRFLPITTSYDYDAPLSEAGDPTPKLFAIRSVISKFQEIPLGPLPPPSPKMKLGPLTMNLDGNLLAFLDFLCPHGPIHSVLPLTFEAVKQDHGFMLYRTYMTYSVFKPTPFWVPNNGVHDRAYVMVDGVFKGVLERNLKHQLYLTMKAGAKLDILLENMGRLSFGSNHSDFKGLLEPPLLGQTILTEWLIFPLKVDKLVRWWFPLQLVKRAQPEAPSVPAFYSTTFSIVGLLGDTFLYLPGWTKGQVWINGFNLGRYWTNRGPQQTLYVPRLLLFSRSINKITLLELENVPHDPKIQFLDTPILNSTLHWGYTYVLSEQQNSYEPMELSGH